TGTGTCATTTGCAGTAACAACCTAAGGATACGCTGGAGGTAGCATGCAAGTGTCGGCAGACAGTCCAGAGCAAGCAGCACGCCCACAATGTTCAGTGGAGCAACACAACCAAGAACAGCAACGAAACAACAGCCCCTTGCTTGACAAAGATTCCAAGGCACCTGAATGGAAAACTAAGCATTTTCATTCGAGAAGCCTCTTGAGTGGTTTACTTGTGTCAGACACAAGCTGACTAGAAATGAAATTTTAGTGGCTGTCCCATTGTACATTTATTGATATAACCATGTTGATGTTTGGTTTTGATGTACCTTTTCCTACAGAGCAATCGGCTGACAAAGATAGAAGGGATGCAAGGCCTGGTCAATTTACAAGAGCTTTACTTGAGTCACAATGGCATCGAGGTGATAGAGGGCTTGGAGAACAATGTGAGTCTTCGCACCAAATTTTCACCATTGGTGTCCCTTTTGAAGTTTGCTTATATCCTCCATCGTGTATGGAACTAAAGTGATTTTACTTCTTGCTAAGAGACATAGTGCAGTGAGTTATAGTTTATTCCATTATACACGTCATTAGAATATGTAATGGTAAATTGTGATGTAAAATGGCAGCCATTGTGTCCACACTGTGTCATTCAATATTGAATATTTTTTCCAATACGATCTACAAAAACAGGAGCTAAGAATGAAGACAGGTAGTAGGACTGACTCACAACTCCAGTGATCTGGGTCCAGTCCTCTGTGTGGAGTTAACTTGTTTCTGTGTGGGGTTCCCGTTAACTTGTTTCTCCCAAGTACTGCATTTTCCTTCAATGTCCAAAAGGTCTGCTGGCTGATAGGTTGTATGTTGCCTAGGTTGTACATGGTTGGGTAGGAGGAGAATCGTGGGGAGAATTGATGGACATGTACAAGACTGATTTACAATGAAGTAAATGGAAACTGAGATGGATGTGATTACTCTTGGACTCGTTGTGAGCTGAATGGTCTCCTGTGGCATAAGGAAATCGGAAAATGGAATATGTGAAAATATAAATTTATTCGCACTAACTTGAATGTTCAATGTACTAAATTTAACATGTAATGTAGATGCTATTGGGACTAGGTTATTAGTtcaatctgtaattaatttagttcAGTTGATTGAGTTTTAAGATTTTTTGCAGcggtgtacctggactttcagaaaacctttgataaggtcccacataggagattagtgggcaaaattagagcacatggtgtTGGGGGTaggatactaacatggatagaaaattggttggcagacaggaaacagagagtagggattaacgggttcctttcagaatggcaggcagtgactagtggggtactgcgaggctcggtgctgggaccgcagatatttacaatatacattaatgatttagatgaagggattaaaagtaacataagcaaatttgtagatgacacaaagctgggtggcagtgtgaaatgtgaggaggaggttatgagaatgcagggtgactggacaggttgggtgagtaggcagatgcatggcagattaagtttaatgtggataaatttaTCCacattggtggcaagaacaggaaggcagattactacctgaatggtgtcaaattaagaaaaggggaagtacaacgagatctaggtgtccttgttcatcagtcactaaaagtaagcatgcaggtatggcaggcagtgaagaaagctaatggcatgttggccttcataacaaggggagctgagtataggagcaaagatgtccttctgcagttgtacagggccctggtgagaccacacctggaatattgtgtgcagttttggtctccaaatttgaggaaggacattcttgctattgagggagtgcagcgtaggttcacgaggttaattcccaggatggcaggactgtcatatgttgaaagattggagcgactgggcttgtatacactggaatttagaaggatgagaggggatctgattgaaacatataagattatcaagggaggcaggaaacatgttcccaacatgttgggggagtccagaaccagacgccacagtttaagaataaggggtaggccattttgaACGGAGTTGAGGAtaaactttttcacccaaagagttgtgaatctgtggaatgctctgcctcagaagtcaGTGGAAgcaaattctctggatgctttcaagaaagagttagatagagctcttaaagatagcagagtcaagggatatggggagaaagcaggaacggggtattgattgcggatgatcagccatgatcacattgaatggcggtgcaggctcgaagggccgaatggtctactcctgcacttattgtctattgtcaaagcaAGAATTTgtgcaaaacacaaaatactggaggaacttatcaggtcaggcagtgtctatgaaatgaataaacagttgatgtttcaggccaagacctttcttcagaatTTGTGCAATTGTGTACAGAACTCTGGTATTTGAAATTCACTGTAGTACTGTAATTGATCAACCCAGTAATGAGAATTAAAGGAGTGGAATTCTTCTGATTTGGCCCTATAAAACTTATAAGCCTATGCCCTCTGTGATAATTGGGAAAACATGGATTGATTTCATTCCAGTAGAATTCTTGCACATTTGTATAGCTATAACCCTTTTTCCTGACAACAGAAACCCATCATGCAAGGGCATATGGAGTATGTTTCCATATAAGACAATATCTCCAGTAAATTAGTTAGTGGACTTATGAGGAGCAAGATTTATAAGTTTCCTGTACAGCTATCTTGCCAAAGAAATCCTATGTATACTATGCTGAACACTGATAATCTCATCAGACCTATATTAATTCACACTTGGTGAGCATTGTAAGTCGGGTAGTCAACAAACTTTCAAGCACTATGTAGCTATTTAATTCCAAAAAGTAATCTGCCATGAAGTTACCACTATTGGATCACATCCATTAGCAAGATTGAAACCAGGAAGAAGCACTCTTGATACAACGGAagagagagcattttgactgacTCACTGTGGGTGCAAGCTTAACTGAAACTCAGGTTGTGAAATTAAGCTAGTTACTTTTGGATTGCCACAGTTCTATAGGATGTCATATTGTTTGTTAAATGAGTTGTTATCACAAGGTTCTTTAGTGCACGTTTATTTTTTTTACCTCAGACAAACATGGAATAATCATTACCTTTAAAACATTTTCATGGCATAGTGACACACAGTGTGGTACATATTCGTTACCTTTTTTAAGGTAATGAAAACAACTGGTTTTACTACTTTGTTGTAACACCATCTGCATATTATGCTCTCTGTGAGAACTAATAACCAAGCCCacattgtggaatttgttaactttagtCTCTGAAGCTCAACTGCTGTTCTTGTTTAATCTTTTATGACCTGCATTTCAGAAAAAATTAACAACGCTGGATATAGCAAACAATCGGGTcaagaaaattgaaaatgtcagtcACCTGACAGAACTTCAGGAGTTCTGGGTAGGTATATTAAAACAAACTTGTAACAACAAATGAGGTCTTCATGGGTATCTGTGCAGTTCATTTTCCAATTCTCGAGGAACTGATCTGTCATTGAAATCAATTTTCAAACAATAGCCCCATTTCAAATGGGGTGAAAAATCAGTTACAATGtttttatatatgtatgtgtTCAGTAACTTTGTAAATCAGGCAATGATAGAAACATCCAAGAACAAGTAAAATTAAATTTCTATGGCAAGACAAATATGCTTCATGGAAAATGCAGTTATTGGCGTAGGACACTGATAATTGGTCGGGGTCAACTgtggatgttgcgtcctagctgtctacattcAGTTCATACGTATGCAGGGCAAATGGGACtctgaatattttttaaaaaatatcttgaGGTATTCAGAAAACAGCAACTTGCAATTAACAGTACTAAtgcttaaaatttaaaaaaaaagttgcttTGTTAAAATATGTTGGATAAATGGACACAATTGTCTGGAGAGGTGATTAAAATACAGAGTCAATTGGAGATCTGCCAAAACATGAATGCTGAAATGGACACTTGTGGTTATAATTCTGATCATCAGGAAAGGCTTTTGAAGAAGACTGGAGCAAACAGGATGAGGCTCAGCAAATGTAGAGTGAAAATAGTGTAGGAGTGCAAACTTACAGGAGGGAATACAAGACTGGAGGAGATCTTTAAGATGAAGAAAGCTATGGAAGTATTTGAAAAGTAATGGTGTTGATCTTactaaaatgtgtgtgtgtgttgtttggtacaCAACAGAATAAATGTCCTGATGGAGGCCATTCCAGGTAAAGAGTCTCAACCTGAGATGTTGACTGTTGATTTACCTCCAAGCATCTATGACCTTATGAGCAtcttgtgttgctc
The nucleotide sequence above comes from Hypanus sabinus isolate sHypSab1 unplaced genomic scaffold, sHypSab1.hap1 scaffold_2355, whole genome shotgun sequence. Encoded proteins:
- the LOC132387921 gene encoding protein phosphatase 1 regulatory subunit 7-like, which gives rise to MYLFLQSNRLTKIEGMQGLVNLQELYLSHNGIEVIEGLENNKKLTTLDIANNRVKKIENVSHLTELQEFWMNDNLIDHWSDLDELKNAKDLQTIYLEGNPLQKDPHYRRKVILSLPSVRQIDATFIRF